Proteins encoded within one genomic window of Novosphingobium sp. 9U:
- a CDS encoding enoyl-CoA hydratase-related protein, producing the protein MVEPAMSAAVLVEHTGALATLTLNRPERRNGVTVEMCAQVYDAVRAIATSEARVLIVRGAGEDFCVGADITGESGGAPPTAEDLGDMHQASAVLHSMPQVTIAVIDGGCAGAGLGWAAACDLRWASTRARFSTAFLNVGVSGDMGAAWSLDRLLGPAVAREWLYFAAKYDAQAALDAGFVTRLFAPDELHARARDLARSLCERDALALRLMKANCLSAEHLPIDAFIRVETERHLQTTDRPELAARMRAGYLRNRSN; encoded by the coding sequence CTTGCCACGCTGACGCTGAACCGGCCCGAACGGCGCAACGGTGTCACGGTCGAAATGTGCGCCCAGGTCTACGACGCGGTCCGTGCGATCGCCACCAGCGAGGCGCGCGTGCTGATCGTGCGCGGCGCCGGGGAGGACTTCTGCGTCGGCGCGGACATCACCGGCGAGAGTGGCGGCGCACCGCCGACGGCGGAGGACCTGGGCGACATGCACCAGGCTTCCGCCGTGCTTCACTCGATGCCGCAGGTCACGATCGCGGTGATCGACGGCGGATGCGCCGGGGCAGGCCTGGGCTGGGCGGCGGCCTGTGACTTGCGCTGGGCTTCGACGCGGGCACGCTTCTCCACCGCGTTCCTGAACGTCGGCGTTTCGGGCGACATGGGCGCGGCCTGGTCGCTCGATCGGCTGCTCGGCCCGGCCGTTGCGCGCGAATGGCTCTACTTCGCGGCCAAGTACGACGCGCAAGCGGCATTGGACGCCGGTTTCGTGACGCGCCTGTTCGCTCCCGACGAACTGCACGCCCGCGCCCGCGATCTCGCGCGCAGCCTGTGCGAACGCGATGCGCTGGCGCTGCGGCTGATGAAAGCCAATTGCCTCTCTGCCGAGCATCTGCCGATCGATGCCTTCATCCGCGTCGAGACCGAGCGCCACCTGCAGACCACGGATCGACCCGAGCTTGCGGCGCGGATGCGGGCGGGCTACCTTCGCAACCGCAGCAATTGA
- a CDS encoding endonuclease/exonuclease/phosphatase family protein encodes MAAAAASAVVLVGQLGRTHHTLDQFNVMLPLLLPVLALCLAGALRLRDQPSIAVAAIGLLVGGYQLGGAVLAGFGRVGESAVGAGLQVKVLTLSTFHANPDPGAIAAVVNSEAPDIALLQETNGTVAPFLAALLPGYHRIKSCGGGGPCSLTILSRWPIERVPVTWPPHASHADLLLGEIQTPGGPLRVIDVHMARPYVKFAQHYMQQAAELARAEAKMPLVVGGDFNAGTGTFGLARFAQTSGLRRHDSFIPTYPANRPAPAFTGIDHVFASKHWLREGCHRTSAGHSDHYGVICRLRLRTGS; translated from the coding sequence ATGGCAGCCGCTGCGGCGAGTGCAGTGGTGCTGGTGGGGCAGCTCGGCCGTACGCATCATACGCTCGACCAGTTCAACGTCATGCTGCCGCTGCTGCTGCCGGTGCTGGCGCTATGCCTTGCCGGCGCGCTGCGGCTGCGCGATCAGCCCAGCATCGCGGTCGCCGCGATCGGTTTGCTGGTGGGTGGATACCAGCTGGGCGGCGCGGTGCTCGCGGGCTTCGGACGCGTCGGAGAGAGCGCGGTCGGTGCCGGCTTGCAGGTCAAGGTGCTGACGCTCAGCACCTTTCACGCCAACCCCGATCCAGGCGCGATCGCCGCGGTGGTGAATAGCGAGGCGCCGGATATTGCGCTGTTGCAGGAGACCAACGGCACGGTCGCGCCGTTCCTGGCGGCATTGTTGCCGGGCTATCACCGCATCAAGTCGTGCGGCGGTGGTGGCCCATGCTCGCTGACGATCCTGTCTCGCTGGCCGATCGAGCGCGTGCCGGTGACCTGGCCGCCGCACGCGAGCCATGCCGACCTGCTGCTGGGAGAGATCCAGACACCCGGCGGTCCGCTGCGCGTCATCGACGTGCACATGGCGCGGCCCTACGTGAAGTTCGCCCAGCACTACATGCAACAAGCCGCCGAACTCGCCCGCGCGGAGGCTAAGATGCCGCTAGTCGTGGGCGGAGACTTCAACGCCGGCACCGGCACCTTCGGCCTTGCCCGCTTCGCGCAAACCAGCGGACTACGCCGGCACGACAGCTTCATCCCAACTTACCCCGCCAATCGGCCGGCGCCTGCGTTTACCGGCATTGACCACGTGTTCGCCAGCAAGCACTGGCTGCGCGAGGGCTGCCATCGGACCAGCGCGGGGCACTCGGATCACTACGGCGTGATCTGCCGCTTGCGCCTGCGGACTGGGAGCTAG
- the ftsH gene encoding ATP-dependent zinc metalloprotease FtsH has translation MNDDQPNGNPWVKSLLVWGGIFLALLMVVSMFGSRGDVGQAIRYSDFRAKVADSQVAEVQIGTDRIVGKYKNGDSFSTIPIPNDTSLPQLLQENNVSYAGKAAEEPNLLLYILVQALPFVLILGIAFFALRQVQKGGGSGAMGFGKSKAKLLTERSGRVTFDDVAGIDEAREELEEIVEFLRDPSRFSKLGGQIPKGALLVGSPGTGKTLLARAIAGEAGVPFFTISGSDFVEMFVGVGASRVRDMFEQAKKNAPCIVFIDEIDAVGRHRGHGLGNSNDEREQTLNQLLVEMDGFEANEGIIIIAATNRPDVLDPALLRPGRFDRQVVVPVPDIDGREKILAVHMKKVPLAPDVNPRVIARGTPGFSGADLANLVNEAALLAARRNKRLVAMQEFEDAKDKVMMGAERRSMVMTEDEKKMTAYHEAGHAIVSINEAASDPIHKATIIPRGRALGMVMRLPERDSYSYHRDKMLANLSVAMGGRVAEEIIFGHDKVSSGASSDIQYATSLARNMVTKWGMSDKLGPLQYEEQQEGYLGMGGSHRLMGSDETNKLIDSEIRSLVETAHKRATDILQTESDKLHLLAKAMLEYETLSGDDIKQLMDTGELDRPNEPKGPTRTAPVRGSSIPKAGKRYSGGAAPQGA, from the coding sequence ATGAACGACGATCAGCCCAACGGCAATCCCTGGGTCAAGAGCCTCCTGGTATGGGGCGGCATCTTCCTCGCGCTTCTGATGGTGGTTTCGATGTTCGGCTCGCGCGGCGATGTCGGGCAGGCGATCCGCTATTCGGACTTCCGCGCGAAGGTGGCGGACAGCCAGGTTGCCGAAGTCCAGATCGGCACCGATCGCATCGTCGGCAAGTACAAGAACGGCGACTCGTTCAGCACAATCCCGATCCCCAACGACACCTCGCTGCCGCAGCTGCTGCAGGAGAACAACGTCAGCTACGCCGGCAAGGCCGCCGAAGAGCCGAACCTGCTGCTCTACATCCTGGTCCAGGCGCTGCCGTTCGTGCTGATCCTGGGCATCGCGTTCTTCGCGCTGCGCCAGGTGCAGAAGGGCGGCGGCTCCGGCGCGATGGGCTTTGGCAAGTCCAAGGCCAAGCTGCTGACCGAGCGCTCGGGCCGCGTCACCTTCGACGACGTCGCCGGCATTGACGAAGCGCGTGAGGAGCTGGAGGAGATCGTCGAGTTTCTGCGCGATCCCTCGCGCTTCTCCAAGCTCGGTGGCCAGATTCCCAAGGGTGCGCTGCTGGTCGGCTCGCCTGGCACCGGCAAGACCCTGCTGGCCCGCGCCATCGCGGGCGAAGCGGGCGTGCCGTTCTTCACCATCTCGGGCTCTGACTTCGTCGAGATGTTCGTCGGCGTCGGCGCCAGCCGCGTGCGCGACATGTTCGAGCAGGCCAAGAAAAACGCGCCTTGCATCGTCTTCATCGACGAAATCGACGCCGTCGGCCGTCATCGTGGCCATGGCCTTGGCAACTCGAACGACGAGCGCGAGCAGACGCTGAACCAGCTGCTGGTCGAGATGGACGGCTTCGAGGCCAACGAAGGCATCATCATCATCGCGGCGACCAACCGCCCCGACGTGCTCGACCCTGCGCTGCTGCGTCCCGGCCGCTTCGATCGGCAGGTCGTAGTGCCGGTGCCCGACATTGACGGTCGCGAGAAGATCCTCGCCGTGCACATGAAGAAGGTGCCGCTGGCACCCGACGTCAATCCGCGCGTGATCGCGCGTGGCACCCCCGGCTTCTCGGGTGCCGATCTCGCCAACCTCGTCAACGAGGCCGCGTTGCTCGCTGCGCGTCGCAACAAGCGCCTGGTCGCGATGCAGGAGTTCGAGGACGCCAAGGACAAAGTCATGATGGGCGCAGAGCGCCGCAGCATGGTCATGACCGAGGACGAGAAGAAGATGACCGCCTACCACGAGGCAGGCCACGCGATCGTCTCGATCAACGAGGCGGCGTCCGATCCGATCCACAAGGCGACGATCATTCCGCGCGGCCGTGCGCTGGGCATGGTGATGCGCCTGCCCGAGCGGGACAGCTACTCGTACCATCGCGACAAGATGCTCGCGAACCTCTCGGTCGCCATGGGCGGTCGCGTGGCCGAGGAGATCATTTTCGGGCACGACAAGGTCTCGTCGGGCGCGTCGTCGGACATCCAGTACGCCACCAGCCTGGCGCGCAACATGGTCACCAAGTGGGGCATGTCCGACAAGCTGGGTCCGCTGCAGTACGAGGAACAGCAGGAAGGCTACTTGGGCATGGGCGGCTCGCACCGCCTGATGGGTTCGGACGAGACCAACAAGCTGATCGATTCCGAGATCCGCAGCCTGGTGGAAACCGCGCACAAGCGCGCGACCGACATCCTGCAGACGGAGAGCGACAAGCTCCACCTGCTGGCCAAAGCCATGCTCGAGTACGAGACGCTGAGCGGCGACGACATCAAGCAGTTGATGGACACCGGCGAACTCGACCGGCCGAACGAGCCCAAGGGCCCGACCCGCACGGCTCCGGTTCGCGGTTCGTCGATCCCGAAGGCCGGCAAGCGCTACTCCGGCGGCGCGGCACCGCAAGGCGCCTGA
- a CDS encoding histidine kinase dimerization/phosphoacceptor domain -containing protein, translating to MSRTATLIERLPLLQKQPVLRCVLAVVLSLATVQLRWSLKDWLPVGYPFVVFFPTVIVTAFVFGRMAGILAGFVCGLFAWYYFIPPVGVFSFDRGSLVAMAFYTGVIVVDIALIHWMQVTNRRLRAAREEGQLHAEQSDRLAERSELLFQELQHRVGNNLQMVAAVLSLQLRGLDEPRARRAISDAVARVQVIGSIQRRLYRSNGELVPLDDFIREVSEQIMRSSGGPGVTLRIEAATGLVLPPDAAVPMALILAEAIANALEHGLAGRAAGSVTVLLEQGDGSVRLEVRDNGAGLPPGFDAAQADSLGLRISRVLSRQLGADYALHDTAPGCRMCLSLPEARFAGGPLVA from the coding sequence ATGAGCCGCACCGCCACACTGATCGAGCGCTTGCCGCTGCTCCAGAAGCAACCGGTGCTGCGCTGCGTGCTTGCCGTGGTGCTCAGCCTTGCGACGGTGCAGCTGCGCTGGTCGCTGAAGGACTGGCTGCCGGTCGGCTATCCGTTCGTGGTCTTCTTCCCCACCGTGATCGTCACCGCATTCGTGTTCGGACGCATGGCCGGCATCCTGGCCGGCTTCGTGTGCGGCCTTTTCGCCTGGTACTACTTCATCCCGCCGGTCGGCGTCTTCTCGTTTGATCGGGGAAGCTTGGTGGCGATGGCGTTCTATACCGGCGTGATCGTCGTCGACATCGCGCTGATCCACTGGATGCAGGTGACGAACCGCCGTTTGCGCGCCGCACGCGAAGAGGGGCAGCTCCATGCCGAACAAAGCGACCGCCTGGCCGAGCGATCCGAGCTGCTGTTCCAGGAACTGCAGCACCGCGTCGGCAACAACCTGCAGATGGTGGCCGCCGTGCTCTCGCTCCAGCTGCGCGGCCTGGACGAGCCGCGGGCGCGCCGCGCGATCTCCGATGCAGTGGCGCGCGTGCAGGTGATCGGCAGCATCCAGCGCCGGCTCTACCGCAGCAATGGCGAGCTGGTCCCGCTCGACGACTTCATCCGCGAAGTCAGCGAGCAGATCATGCGCTCCAGCGGTGGTCCCGGCGTGACCCTGCGGATCGAGGCGGCGACTGGCCTGGTGTTGCCCCCCGACGCCGCCGTGCCCATGGCGCTGATCCTGGCCGAGGCGATCGCCAATGCGCTGGAGCATGGCTTAGCCGGGCGTGCAGCCGGCAGCGTCACCGTTCTGCTGGAACAAGGTGACGGCTCCGTGCGGCTGGAGGTGCGCGACAATGGCGCGGGCCTGCCGCCAGGCTTCGATGCCGCTCAGGCCGACAGCCTGGGCCTGCGCATCTCGCGCGTGCTCAGCCGGCAATTGGGCGCGGATTACGCCCTTCACGACACGGCCCCGGGATGCCGGATGTGCTTGTCGTTGCCTGAGGCGCGCTTTGCCGGTGGGCCTCTCGTGGCGTGA
- a CDS encoding aminotransferase — protein MPGLMMRINLIYAALERTVFDRMSGLARETGAINLGQGYPDTPPPEPLIEAAARALRDRSNQYPPGAGLPQLREAICGYYARRQELSLDPDQVTVTSGATEAIAAAVLALVSPGDEVILFQPAYDAYAPMVRRAGGVPVSVPLAPPEFAYPLEMLERAITSRTRVLMLNDPLNPAGTVASEAELAGLARLCVAHDLVAICDEVWEDVRFDRIAHRSLMAFPGMSARSVKIGSAGKIFGLTGWKIGWMAGAGAIGTALARAHQFLTFASAPPLQWAVAEGLAMPDAMLDAQRAGWASARSRLQAGLESAGFAVLPNAATWFLCVDLAQSGIAMDDATFAERAVREAGVATIPVSALYETSPRPTSIVRLCFTKPDAVLDEAVARLAAFRAGST, from the coding sequence ATGCCAGGGCTCATGATGCGCATTAATCTGATCTACGCCGCGCTGGAGCGCACCGTCTTCGACCGGATGAGCGGCCTTGCGCGCGAAACGGGCGCGATCAACCTTGGCCAAGGCTATCCCGATACGCCGCCGCCAGAGCCGTTGATCGAGGCGGCCGCGCGAGCGCTGCGCGACCGTTCCAACCAGTACCCGCCCGGCGCCGGCCTGCCGCAGCTGCGCGAAGCGATCTGCGGGTACTATGCCCGGCGGCAGGAGCTGTCGCTCGATCCCGATCAGGTGACGGTGACGTCCGGCGCCACCGAGGCGATCGCCGCGGCCGTGCTCGCTCTGGTGAGCCCGGGCGACGAGGTGATCCTGTTTCAGCCCGCCTACGACGCCTACGCGCCGATGGTGCGGCGCGCTGGCGGCGTGCCCGTCTCGGTGCCGCTCGCGCCGCCGGAGTTCGCCTATCCACTGGAGATGCTGGAGCGCGCGATAACCTCGCGGACGCGAGTGCTGATGCTTAACGATCCGCTCAACCCGGCGGGCACCGTGGCGAGCGAGGCGGAGCTGGCGGGCCTGGCGCGGCTGTGCGTCGCACATGACCTAGTAGCGATCTGCGACGAAGTCTGGGAGGACGTGCGCTTCGACAGGATTGCGCACAGATCGCTCATGGCGTTTCCCGGGATGTCGGCGCGGAGCGTGAAGATCGGCTCGGCGGGCAAGATCTTCGGGCTCACCGGCTGGAAGATCGGCTGGATGGCGGGCGCAGGCGCGATCGGCACGGCGCTCGCCCGAGCGCACCAGTTCCTGACGTTCGCCAGCGCGCCGCCGCTGCAATGGGCGGTGGCGGAGGGCCTCGCCATGCCCGACGCGATGCTCGATGCGCAGCGCGCCGGGTGGGCCTCTGCACGATCGCGGTTGCAGGCGGGCCTAGAGAGCGCCGGCTTCGCGGTGCTGCCCAATGCCGCCACCTGGTTCTTGTGCGTGGATCTCGCACAGTCCGGCATCGCGATGGACGATGCGACCTTCGCCGAACGCGCCGTACGCGAAGCGGGCGTGGCGACGATACCCGTTTCCGCGCTTTACGAAACGTCGCCGCGCCCCACCTCGATCGTCCGGCTATGCTTCACCAAGCCTGACGCGGTGCTCGACGAAGCCGTGGCGCGGCTGGCGGCGTTCCGCGCCGGATCGACCTGA
- a CDS encoding DUF3667 domain-containing protein — MSDIAQGLAEVGQGALAAHAVEPRTGEVDTGHTHEAVCLNCGTALVGSHCHSCGQAAHVHRTLGAFFHDLLHGVFHFEGKIWRTLPLLVRRPGVLTREYIDGRRAIYVSPIALFLFCVFLMFAVFHATEGENIPANIDLNNLDAAVTAQKAEIARLKQVLATREAQGGETDTLDQQIDDAEEKLDTLRDLQASGVRSTQDAKGNIDIPIVAQALKSFRENPALAAYKLQTYAYKYSWALIPISVPFLWLLFPFSRRFHLYDHTVFVTYSLCFMTLLAVAEMLIDAVGLGGVAGLLFFVPPFHMYAQLKGTYDLSRRGALWRTVLLVSFALMALLLFFSGLMATTGGE, encoded by the coding sequence ATGAGCGATATCGCGCAAGGGTTGGCCGAAGTGGGGCAGGGTGCGCTCGCCGCGCATGCGGTGGAGCCGCGCACTGGTGAGGTGGACACCGGGCACACGCATGAGGCCGTTTGCCTGAATTGCGGCACCGCGCTGGTGGGCAGCCACTGCCATTCTTGCGGCCAGGCGGCGCACGTCCACCGCACGCTGGGGGCCTTCTTCCACGACCTGCTTCACGGCGTTTTCCACTTCGAAGGCAAGATCTGGCGCACGCTGCCGCTGTTGGTCCGGCGCCCGGGCGTGTTGACGCGCGAGTACATCGACGGCCGGCGCGCGATCTACGTCTCGCCCATCGCGCTGTTCCTGTTCTGCGTGTTCCTGATGTTCGCGGTGTTCCACGCGACCGAGGGCGAGAACATCCCGGCCAACATCGACCTCAACAATCTCGACGCCGCCGTGACGGCGCAGAAGGCCGAGATCGCGCGGCTGAAGCAGGTCCTCGCCACGCGCGAAGCCCAAGGGGGCGAGACCGACACGCTCGATCAGCAGATCGACGATGCAGAAGAGAAGCTGGACACGCTGCGCGACCTCCAGGCTTCGGGCGTGCGCTCTACGCAGGATGCCAAGGGCAATATCGATATCCCGATCGTCGCGCAGGCGCTCAAGAGTTTCAGGGAAAACCCGGCACTGGCTGCCTACAAGCTCCAGACTTACGCTTACAAATACAGCTGGGCGCTGATCCCGATCTCGGTGCCGTTCCTCTGGTTGCTGTTTCCGTTCAGCCGACGCTTCCATCTTTACGACCACACCGTCTTCGTCACGTATTCGCTGTGCTTCATGACGCTGCTGGCAGTGGCCGAGATGCTGATCGACGCCGTAGGCCTGGGCGGCGTCGCCGGGCTGCTGTTCTTCGTGCCGCCGTTCCACATGTACGCGCAGCTGAAAGGCACTTACGACCTCAGCCGGCGCGGTGCCTTGTGGCGCACCGTACTGCTGGTGAGCTTCGCGCTGATGGCGTTGCTGCTGTTCTTCAGTGGCTTGATGGCGACCACCGGCGGCGAGTGA
- a CDS encoding ParA family protein: MAKRDRTLPRIAGARVSGALQAVSPAKAESAATVAIYSVKGGVGKTTIAANLAWCSAELSGRPTLLWDLDAAGGSGFLYGLEPHRSRAAGEVFAREGHAEKLIRRTTFDSLDVLPADESIRTLDATLTAMGKRKRLARLAETLGARYERIVLDCPPVMNELSAQVVRAADLIIVPLPPSPLSARALELVVREVADHAKRHPPILPVLSMLDMRRALHKAAREENPAWPAIPYANAVEQCAVQQRPVGAIAPQSPSAQRFIGLWRAIERKLGER, from the coding sequence ATGGCAAAGCGCGATCGCACCCTGCCCAGGATTGCCGGAGCGCGTGTCTCCGGAGCTTTGCAGGCGGTTTCTCCCGCCAAGGCCGAGAGCGCCGCGACGGTCGCGATCTACTCGGTCAAAGGCGGCGTCGGCAAGACCACCATCGCCGCCAACCTCGCCTGGTGTTCCGCCGAACTGTCCGGTCGTCCCACGCTGCTGTGGGACCTCGACGCGGCCGGCGGATCGGGCTTCCTCTACGGCCTGGAACCGCACCGCTCGCGCGCGGCTGGCGAAGTCTTCGCGCGCGAGGGCCATGCCGAGAAGCTGATCCGCCGCACGACCTTTGACAGCCTCGACGTGCTGCCGGCTGACGAATCGATCCGCACCCTCGACGCTACGCTCACCGCGATGGGCAAGCGCAAGCGACTGGCCCGTTTGGCCGAGACGCTGGGCGCGCGCTACGAGCGGATCGTGCTCGATTGCCCGCCGGTGATGAACGAGCTGAGCGCGCAAGTGGTGCGCGCCGCCGACCTGATCATCGTGCCGCTGCCGCCCTCGCCCTTGTCCGCCCGCGCGCTCGAACTGGTGGTGCGCGAAGTGGCCGATCACGCCAAGCGCCACCCGCCGATCCTGCCGGTGCTCTCGATGCTCGACATGCGCCGCGCCCTGCACAAGGCCGCGCGCGAGGAGAACCCGGCCTGGCCGGCGATCCCCTATGCCAACGCGGTGGAGCAATGCGCGGTGCAGCAGCGGCCGGTCGGCGCCATCGCGCCGCAGAGCCCCTCAGCCCAGCGCTTCATTGGCCTGTGGCGCGCGATCGAGCGCAAGCTGGGCGAGCGCTGA
- the rpoZ gene encoding DNA-directed RNA polymerase subunit omega: MARVTVEDCVDKVPNRFDLVLLAAQRAREISGGAELTIERDRDKNPVVALREIAETTVQPVNLRETLVTSLQRVLPEDDDEMDEIGSLSQSAEALRITAAAPTRNTSIGSDYDG; encoded by the coding sequence ATGGCGCGCGTTACCGTCGAAGATTGTGTCGACAAGGTCCCCAACCGTTTCGACCTCGTCCTGCTCGCCGCGCAGCGTGCGCGTGAGATCTCGGGCGGCGCCGAGCTGACCATCGAGCGCGATCGCGACAAGAACCCGGTGGTCGCCCTGCGCGAGATCGCCGAGACCACCGTGCAGCCGGTCAATCTCAGGGAAACGCTGGTAACTTCGCTGCAGCGCGTGCTGCCCGAGGATGACGACGAGATGGACGAGATCGGCTCGCTCAGCCAGTCGGCCGAAGCCCTGCGCATCACCGCCGCAGCGCCGACCCGGAATACCTCGATCGGGTCCGACTACGACGGTTAA
- a CDS encoding UDP-glucose/GDP-mannose dehydrogenase family protein, giving the protein MRITMIGSGYVGLVSGACFADFGHTVVCVDKDERKIAALNGGAIPIFEPGLDRLVADNVRRGRLSFTTDLGPAVAEADAVFIAVGTPSRRGDGHADLSYVFAAAEEIARSLKGYTVIVDKSTVPVGTGDEVERIIHATAPEADFAVVSNPEFLREGAAIEDFKRPDRVVIGSDDPRALAVLRDIYRPLAIGRSPIVEMGRRAAELTKYAGNAFLATKITFINEIADLCEKVGADVQDVARGIGLDNRIGSKFLHAGPGYGGSCFPKDTLALLKTAQDYEAPQRIVEAVVAVNDNRKRAMGRKVIAAVGGEIRDKTVCVLGLTFKPNTDDMRDSPAIAVIQTLQDAGAQVHAHDPEGTEQAQKVLENVTYFDEPYAAMEGAEALVIVTEWDNFRALDLKRVKSLLAAPVLVDLRNIYPRARCEELGFTYCGIGR; this is encoded by the coding sequence ATGCGCATCACGATGATCGGATCGGGGTATGTCGGCCTCGTATCCGGAGCTTGCTTTGCCGACTTCGGGCATACCGTGGTGTGCGTCGACAAGGACGAGCGCAAGATCGCGGCGCTGAACGGCGGGGCGATCCCGATCTTCGAGCCCGGACTCGATCGCCTCGTGGCCGACAACGTGCGCCGCGGAAGGCTCTCCTTCACCACGGACCTCGGCCCGGCCGTCGCCGAGGCGGATGCGGTGTTCATCGCCGTCGGCACGCCCTCGCGCCGGGGCGACGGCCATGCCGACTTGTCCTACGTCTTCGCCGCCGCGGAAGAGATCGCACGGTCGCTCAAGGGCTATACAGTGATCGTCGACAAATCGACGGTCCCGGTCGGCACCGGCGACGAGGTGGAGCGGATCATCCACGCTACCGCGCCTGAGGCCGACTTCGCGGTGGTCTCCAACCCCGAGTTCCTGCGCGAAGGCGCCGCGATCGAGGATTTCAAGCGTCCCGATCGCGTCGTCATCGGCAGCGACGATCCGCGCGCGCTCGCCGTCCTGCGCGACATCTACCGTCCGCTCGCCATCGGCCGCTCGCCGATCGTGGAGATGGGCCGCCGCGCGGCCGAGCTGACGAAGTACGCGGGCAATGCATTCCTCGCGACAAAGATCACCTTCATCAACGAGATCGCCGACTTGTGCGAGAAGGTCGGCGCCGACGTGCAGGACGTGGCGCGGGGCATCGGCCTCGACAACCGCATCGGCTCCAAGTTCCTCCACGCGGGACCGGGCTATGGCGGCTCATGCTTCCCCAAGGACACGCTGGCCCTGCTCAAGACCGCGCAGGACTATGAGGCGCCGCAGCGCATCGTGGAGGCGGTGGTGGCGGTGAACGACAACCGCAAGCGCGCGATGGGCCGCAAGGTGATCGCCGCGGTCGGTGGCGAGATCCGTGACAAGACCGTTTGCGTGCTGGGCCTCACCTTCAAGCCCAACACCGACGACATGCGCGATTCGCCGGCCATTGCCGTGATCCAGACGCTGCAGGACGCCGGCGCCCAGGTGCATGCGCACGATCCGGAAGGCACCGAGCAGGCGCAGAAGGTCTTGGAGAACGTCACCTACTTCGACGAGCCCTACGCCGCGATGGAGGGCGCCGAGGCTTTGGTGATCGTAACCGAGTGGGACAACTTTCGCGCGCTCGATCTCAAGCGGGTGAAGAGCCTGCTGGCGGCGCCGGTGCTGGTGGACCTGCGCAACATCTACCCGCGCGCACGGTGCGAGGAGCTTGGGTTCACGTACTGCGGGATCGGGCGGTAA
- a CDS encoding sugar phosphate isomerase/epimerase has product MKLAASNIAWPAGERDAAYAILAEAGFTGLEIAPGLFLAGAADPFVPSKAEADAALAPMREAGLTLVSMQSLLFGVTGAALFEGEEPRARLVAGMERAIALAERLQIPNLVFGSPRQRVYPESLSAQDAQAQAAEVFRRLGERALAAGTRIAMEPNGRAYGTNFLNRIEEAEAFVRRVDHPGVVLNFDIGALHMEGDFERIEAIAAHAVDTIGHVHVSEPHLAPAPADPAQAARAIQALQAAGYAGWYSIEMAATSTPLADLATSVNKLKQALAEPAAHR; this is encoded by the coding sequence ATGAAGCTCGCCGCCTCCAATATTGCCTGGCCTGCGGGCGAGCGGGACGCGGCCTATGCGATCCTCGCTGAGGCCGGGTTCACCGGGCTCGAGATCGCGCCGGGGCTGTTCCTCGCCGGAGCTGCCGATCCCTTCGTACCGAGCAAGGCCGAGGCAGATGCGGCGCTGGCACCGATGCGCGAGGCCGGACTGACGCTGGTCTCCATGCAGTCGCTGCTGTTCGGTGTCACCGGCGCCGCGCTGTTCGAGGGCGAGGAGCCGCGCGCCCGCCTCGTTGCCGGGATGGAGCGGGCGATCGCGCTTGCCGAGCGGCTGCAGATCCCCAACCTCGTGTTCGGCTCGCCCCGCCAGCGTGTCTACCCCGAAAGCCTGTCGGCGCAGGACGCGCAGGCCCAGGCCGCCGAGGTGTTCCGCCGCCTCGGCGAGCGTGCGTTGGCAGCGGGCACCCGCATCGCCATGGAGCCCAACGGCCGCGCCTACGGTACAAACTTCCTAAACCGGATCGAAGAAGCCGAAGCCTTCGTACGCCGCGTCGATCACCCCGGCGTGGTGCTCAACTTCGACATCGGCGCGCTGCACATGGAAGGCGACTTCGAGCGCATCGAGGCGATCGCCGCGCATGCTGTCGACACGATCGGCCACGTGCACGTGAGCGAACCGCACCTTGCACCCGCGCCCGCCGATCCGGCGCAAGCGGCGCGCGCGATCCAGGCGCTCCAAGCTGCCGGATACGCCGGGTGGTACTCGATCGAGATGGCCGCGACGTCGACGCCGCTGGCGGACCTCGCCACGTCGGTGAACAAATTGAAGCAGGCGCTCGCCGAGCCGGCCGCGCACCGGTGA